CTAGCTGATTCCGTGCGCGGATCGGGGCGAACCGATCCGCGGCCCGGATAAGCATACCGATGCAGGTTCGCCGCCAACCAAGAGGGCCTGCCACACGACATGATCGGGTGCCCGCTGACCGCTTCCGGCGTATCCGCCGTCTCCGAACGGTCCCGGGTTCCGAGCGACGCCATACCCGCGCTCGCTCATGTCCAGCGTTCGATACCCCGTTCCTCGACCCGGCTGGCGAGTGCGTAGGAGAGAATGGACAGAGCGATTATGACCATCGCCGCACCCCAGGCCCGGTCGACATCGAACCGGCTGAACGAGAGGGCGAACAGCCAGCCCAGGCCCCGGACGCCGGTCAGGTACTCGCCGATGACCGCCGCAATGAACGCGACTGCCGCGTTGAGCCGGAATGCGACCAGGAAGTTCGGCATGGCGGCAGGCAATGCGAGCCTCAGCAGTTGCACCGTCCGCGGAGCGCCGAGGCTCCGGAAGACATCCACCGAACCTGCCGGCAAGTCCAGCAGGCCGGAGTTGACGAGGACGAACGTGGGGAACATCGACACGATGGCTGCGATGGCCAGAACCGTGGTGGGGGAGTAGCCCAGCACCTTCGCCATGATCGGAATCGTGGCCACGATGGGAGCGGAGTAGAGCAGGATCATGGAGGTCGTCAGCAGACCGCGTAGCACCCGGGAAAACCAGACTGCGATCGCGGCAGCCACGCCGATGGCGGTCCCGATCGCCAGACCGGCGGCGGCCTCCAGGACGGTCCGCCAACCGTAGGACCAGTACTCGCCCGGGGCCGACCAGATATCGAAAGCCACCGCGCCTGGTTCCGGGATCACGAGCCGGTGCACGCCGCCCAGGGTCACCCAGGCCTGCCAGGCAGCGATGACGAGAACGTAGGGCCAGATGGCGACCAGGAAGCGGCGCGCCAGAGACCGAACGGTCCGCCGCCGGGAGTCACCTGAATCACCCTCGAGGTCCCTTTGGTTCGATGGATCCTTGACGGCGGCCGGCCTCCCATGGGTAGGTGGCATCAGCGGAACC
This bacterium DNA region includes the following protein-coding sequences:
- a CDS encoding ABC transporter permease subunit yields the protein MPPTHGRPAAVKDPSNQRDLEGDSGDSRRRTVRSLARRFLVAIWPYVLVIAAWQAWVTLGGVHRLVIPEPGAVAFDIWSAPGEYWSYGWRTVLEAAAGLAIGTAIGVAAAIAVWFSRVLRGLLTTSMILLYSAPIVATIPIMAKVLGYSPTTVLAIAAIVSMFPTFVLVNSGLLDLPAGSVDVFRSLGAPRTVQLLRLALPAAMPNFLVAFRLNAAVAFIAAVIGEYLTGVRGLGWLFALSFSRFDVDRAWGAAMVIIALSILSYALASRVEERGIERWT